The Streptomyces pactum genome contains a region encoding:
- a CDS encoding pyridoxine/pyridoxamine 5'-phosphate oxidase, whose protein sequence is MGSDLHESLRSLRVWDPAVTELPPFDPATAPGDPVALFTAWFAEAVAAGQTEPHTVSLATADAEGLPDARVVMLHGADADGWSFATHADSRKGRHLAARPYAALVFYWPVLGRQVRVRGPVAVAPAEAAHADLHARSTGALAAALTGRQSADLDSPDELARASEAAWERAAREPDAPVPSWTLYRLLPDEVEFFQGDARRRHVRLAYRRTDDGDWDTRLLWP, encoded by the coding sequence ATGGGATCCGATCTGCACGAGTCACTGAGGTCGCTGCGGGTGTGGGACCCCGCGGTCACCGAACTGCCGCCCTTCGACCCGGCCACCGCGCCCGGCGACCCCGTGGCCCTGTTCACGGCGTGGTTCGCCGAGGCGGTGGCGGCCGGCCAGACCGAACCGCACACCGTGTCGCTGGCGACGGCGGACGCGGAGGGCCTGCCGGACGCGCGCGTCGTGATGCTGCACGGCGCGGACGCGGACGGCTGGTCCTTCGCCACGCACGCCGACAGCCGCAAGGGCCGCCACCTCGCCGCCCGTCCCTACGCCGCGCTCGTCTTCTACTGGCCGGTGCTGGGCCGCCAGGTGCGCGTCCGCGGCCCGGTCGCCGTCGCCCCGGCCGAGGCGGCGCACGCCGACCTGCACGCCCGGTCGACCGGTGCGCTGGCCGCCGCCCTCACCGGACGGCAGAGCGCGGACCTCGACTCGCCGGACGAGCTGGCCCGCGCCTCGGAGGCCGCCTGGGAACGGGCCGCCCGGGAGCCGGACGCGCCCGTCCCGTCCTGGACGCTGTACCGGCTGCTCCCCGACGAAGTGGAGTTCTTCCAGGGGGACGCCCGCCGCCGCCACGTACGGCTGGCCTACCGCCGGACGGACGACGGGGACTGGGACACGCGGCTGCTGTGGCCGTGA
- a CDS encoding pyridoxamine 5'-phosphate oxidase family protein: protein MALTREEREKFLAEPHIAALAVDAGAGRAPLTVPIWYQYEPGGDVWIMTGLDSRKNELIKAAGRFSLMADRLEPTIRYVSVEGPVVETVTATEEHLREMAARYLPAEKVDGYVAFATANHGEQVIVRMRPERWVSSDLGSV from the coding sequence ATGGCCCTGACCCGCGAAGAGCGTGAGAAGTTCCTGGCCGAGCCCCACATCGCCGCGCTCGCGGTCGACGCGGGAGCGGGGCGCGCCCCTCTGACCGTGCCGATCTGGTACCAGTACGAGCCCGGCGGCGACGTATGGATCATGACCGGGCTCGACAGCCGCAAGAACGAACTGATCAAGGCGGCGGGCCGGTTCTCCCTGATGGCCGACCGGCTGGAGCCCACCATCCGGTACGTGTCGGTGGAGGGGCCGGTGGTCGAGACGGTCACCGCCACCGAGGAGCATCTGCGGGAGATGGCCGCCCGCTACCTCCCGGCCGAGAAGGTCGACGGCTACGTGGCCTTCGCCACCGCGAACCACGGCGAGCAGGTCATCGTCCGCATGCGGCCGGAGCGTTGGGTCTCCTCCGACCTCGGGTCGGTGTGA
- a CDS encoding LysE family translocator, translating into MDSGLLISFLALDLLLVCVPGADWAYAIAAGLRDRSVAWAVGGLVAGYALHTLLAAAGLAVLVAGSPGLLTVLTVAGAAYLVWLGWSVLRRPGVPDAAQDTPATAQGGSRARDFLRGATISGLNPKGLLLYLSVLPQFLVTRGAHLPVPVQTVVLGLLHMACCAAVYLTVGLAARAVLGARPAAARAVTRTSGAAMLGIGAFLLVQRLALS; encoded by the coding sequence ATGGACTCGGGACTCCTCATCTCCTTCCTCGCCCTGGACCTCCTGCTGGTGTGCGTGCCGGGCGCGGACTGGGCGTACGCCATCGCGGCCGGGCTGCGCGACCGGTCGGTGGCGTGGGCCGTGGGCGGCCTGGTCGCCGGGTACGCGCTGCACACGCTGCTGGCGGCGGCCGGACTGGCGGTGCTGGTGGCCGGGTCGCCGGGTCTGCTCACGGTGCTGACGGTGGCGGGGGCCGCGTACCTGGTGTGGCTGGGGTGGTCGGTGCTGCGCCGGCCCGGCGTCCCGGACGCCGCGCAGGACACCCCGGCCACCGCGCAGGGCGGCTCCCGGGCCCGGGACTTCCTGCGCGGCGCCACGATCAGCGGCCTCAACCCCAAGGGCCTGCTGCTCTACCTGTCCGTGCTGCCGCAGTTCCTGGTCACCCGGGGTGCGCACCTGCCGGTGCCCGTGCAGACTGTCGTCCTGGGACTGCTGCACATGGCGTGCTGTGCCGCCGTCTACCTCACGGTCGGTCTGGCCGCCCGTGCCGTCCTGGGCGCGCGTCCGGCCGCGGCACGCGCGGTCACCCGTACGTCGGGCGCCGCGATGCTGGGCATCGGCGCGTTCTTGTTGGTGCAGCGGCTGGCGCTGTCCTGA
- a CDS encoding Lrp/AsnC family transcriptional regulator translates to MDDMDRKILAELQQDGRLTVTELAARVRLSVSPCHRRLRELERSGAIGGYRAVVDPAAVGLDFEALVFVSMRQEDRDTVAEFERAVSEVAEVVEAQRLFGEPDYLLRVVAADLAAYQRLYDERLGTLPGVQRLTSTLVMKHVVRDRPLPA, encoded by the coding sequence ATGGATGACATGGATCGGAAGATTCTTGCCGAGCTGCAGCAGGACGGGCGGCTGACCGTCACCGAACTGGCCGCGCGGGTGCGGCTGAGCGTCTCGCCGTGTCACCGGCGGCTGCGTGAGCTGGAGCGGTCGGGGGCGATCGGCGGTTACCGGGCGGTCGTGGACCCCGCCGCCGTGGGGCTGGACTTCGAGGCGCTGGTCTTCGTGTCGATGCGGCAGGAGGACCGGGACACGGTCGCCGAGTTCGAGCGGGCGGTCAGCGAGGTGGCGGAGGTGGTGGAGGCGCAGCGGCTCTTCGGGGAGCCGGACTACCTGCTGCGGGTGGTCGCCGCCGACCTGGCCGCCTACCAGCGGCTCTACGACGAGCGGCTCGGCACCCTGCCCGGGGTGCAGCGGCTGACGTCGACGCTGGTGATGAAGCACGTGGTGCGGGACCGGCCACTGCCGGCGTAG
- a CDS encoding TetR family transcriptional regulator: protein MRTVDGRVAGRRGQATRQKLLDCLSEMLSSSPYRDVKVIDVARKAGTSPATFYQYFPDVEGAVLELAEQMAAESAGLAELTAGRSWVGKAGWQTAQELVDGFLEFWRKNDAILRVIDLGAAEGDKRFSKIRMKILNSVNSSLAESVAELQAKGKVDKDVNPAAIAGSLVVMLAAAASHQKGFSSWGVKQAELKPNLALLMYLGVTGKKPTK from the coding sequence GTGCGTACCGTCGACGGCCGCGTGGCCGGTCGACGTGGGCAGGCGACCCGGCAGAAACTGCTCGACTGCCTCAGCGAAATGCTCAGCTCCTCCCCCTATCGCGATGTCAAAGTCATCGATGTCGCCCGCAAGGCGGGCACCTCGCCCGCGACCTTCTACCAGTACTTCCCGGACGTCGAGGGCGCCGTCCTGGAGCTCGCCGAGCAAATGGCCGCCGAGAGTGCCGGGTTGGCCGAGCTGACGGCGGGCCGCTCCTGGGTCGGCAAGGCCGGCTGGCAGACGGCGCAGGAACTCGTCGACGGCTTCCTGGAGTTCTGGCGGAAGAACGACGCGATCCTCCGGGTCATCGATCTGGGCGCGGCGGAGGGAGACAAACGTTTCTCCAAGATCCGCATGAAGATCCTCAACTCGGTGAACTCCTCCCTCGCGGAGTCCGTCGCCGAACTGCAGGCCAAGGGCAAGGTCGACAAGGACGTGAACCCCGCGGCGATCGCCGGTTCACTGGTCGTGATGCTCGCGGCCGCCGCGTCGCACCAGAAGGGGTTCTCCTCCTGGGGCGTCAAGCAGGCCGAACTCAAACCGAACCTGGCCCTGTTGATGTACCTGGGCGTCACCGGCAAGAAGCCCACCAAGTAG
- a CDS encoding VOC family protein — protein sequence MAENGASAKRTSDGPGDVSAHPEGVPCWVDAQLSDVEAGKRFYGELFGWTFTEPAGESAGEPAGGPAGVSVWARLDGEPVAALVRKTDGRMPTVWSVYFHTPDAAALAERIRAGGGQVVTPPHPVGGLGTTALAADPDGAVFALWQPAGHPGFGRRHEPGTFTWAELYTRDTEAANAFYGDLFHDALFGPDAAPDFGRAPVSSVFPAQMPPHFLVHFLVGDVEAALGMVARLGGRVRVPPFETSYGGVAVVSDDQGASFALLQR from the coding sequence ATGGCCGAAAACGGGGCATCAGCGAAGCGGACATCCGACGGTCCGGGCGACGTGTCCGCACACCCGGAAGGCGTTCCCTGCTGGGTGGACGCACAGCTCTCCGACGTGGAGGCGGGCAAGCGCTTCTACGGCGAGCTCTTCGGCTGGACCTTCACGGAGCCGGCAGGGGAGTCGGCAGGGGAGCCGGCAGGTGGGCCGGCGGGCGTATCCGTATGGGCGCGGCTGGACGGCGAACCCGTCGCAGCCCTGGTCCGCAAGACGGACGGCCGGATGCCCACCGTGTGGTCGGTGTACTTCCACACCCCGGACGCGGCGGCGCTGGCCGAGCGGATCCGGGCGGGCGGCGGCCAGGTCGTCACCCCGCCCCACCCGGTCGGCGGCCTGGGCACCACCGCGCTCGCCGCAGATCCCGACGGAGCCGTGTTCGCCCTGTGGCAGCCGGCCGGCCACCCCGGCTTCGGACGCCGGCACGAACCGGGCACCTTCACCTGGGCCGAGCTGTACACCCGGGACACCGAGGCCGCCAACGCCTTCTACGGCGACCTCTTCCACGACGCCCTCTTCGGTCCGGACGCCGCCCCCGACTTCGGCCGCGCCCCGGTCTCCAGCGTCTTCCCCGCGCAGATGCCGCCGCACTTCCTCGTCCACTTCCTGGTCGGGGACGTCGAGGCCGCGCTCGGCATGGTGGCCCGGCTCGGGGGGCGGGTGCGGGTGCCACCCTTCGAGACGTCGTACGGAGGGGTGGCCGTGGTCTCGGACGACCAGGGGGCGTCGTTCGCCCTGCTGCAACGCTGA
- a CDS encoding AfsR/SARP family transcriptional regulator, translating into MDGVPRVPEQRRPGSPAEPENTTALRFGVLGPVRAWRGDEPLATGSPQQRALLAALLLREGRTATAAELIDALWGEEPPSQALAAVRTYASRLRKILDPGVLVSESGGYAVRGLADGTLDLTAAQDLAAEAEKARTTGDLCHARDVLRRALALWDGEVLAGVPGPYAEAQRVRLEEWRLQLLETCLDMDLEQGCHAEAVSELTALTAAHPLRERLRELLMLALYRSGRQAEALAVYADTRRLLADELGVDPRPGLQELQQRILRADPGLAEPSAPAAETAPAPVRPAQLPATVPDFTGRASFVRELSDVLSSASGDGATAGRVMAVSALAGIGGVGKTTLAVHVAHLARATFPDGQLYVDLQGAGARAAEPETVLGSFLRALGTADSAIPDSLEERAALYRSVLDGRRVLVLLDNARDAAQVRPLLPGADGCAALVTSRVRMLDLAGAHLVDLDVMSPDEALALFTRIVGEERVASEREAALDVAGACGFLPLAIRIAASRLAARRTWTVSVLAAKLADERRRLDELQAGDLAVKATFELGYGQLEPAQARAFRLLGLADGPDISVAAAAAVLDLPAEDTEELLESLVDTSLLESAAPGRYRFHDLVRLYARACAERDEHPPSERGAALSRLLDFYLATAAGVYAIERPGDRLVDGLEPTEYPGLTFTDGSAALDWLYSEAAPLLACVRQSVGTSRLRRAVDLLWAAKDLTESGANSHQYETTARAMCDATGAAEDPRAEGRARTTLTNVLLVSGRIQQAAEQAERAMTLAESVRDATAVSWVANDRGLISLHQGRYADGRAFLEQAIEGYRAADNRAGEALSLCNLSRAHLGMGNIAKAVTIAHRGLTAQLDIGRTMRLANGHFTLGIALTKADRHSDALHQFSEALRIFEDHRQRLWQGTTNFRIAEVHLAARRPAQSARHAEQALALGCIGGDRMRGHVLTLLGRSLSGLGQVDRATACWREALNLFQQCGAPQAEEVRALLSPATAA; encoded by the coding sequence ATGGACGGTGTACCGCGGGTTCCGGAGCAGCGGCGTCCCGGATCCCCGGCGGAACCGGAGAATACGACGGCGCTGCGCTTCGGTGTGCTCGGACCCGTGCGCGCCTGGCGCGGCGACGAACCGCTGGCCACCGGCTCCCCCCAGCAGCGGGCCCTGCTGGCCGCGCTGCTGCTCCGCGAGGGCCGTACGGCCACGGCCGCCGAGCTGATCGACGCCCTGTGGGGCGAGGAACCGCCGTCGCAGGCGCTGGCGGCGGTACGCACCTACGCGTCCCGGCTGCGGAAGATCCTGGACCCCGGCGTCCTGGTGAGCGAGTCGGGCGGATACGCCGTGCGGGGCCTGGCCGACGGGACGCTGGACCTGACCGCCGCCCAGGACCTGGCCGCCGAGGCGGAGAAGGCGCGGACCACCGGGGACCTGTGCCACGCCCGCGACGTACTGCGCCGCGCGCTGGCGCTGTGGGACGGCGAGGTACTGGCCGGCGTCCCGGGCCCCTACGCGGAGGCGCAACGCGTCCGCCTGGAGGAGTGGCGGCTCCAACTCCTGGAGACCTGCCTCGACATGGACCTGGAGCAGGGCTGCCACGCGGAGGCGGTCTCGGAACTGACGGCCCTCACGGCGGCGCACCCGCTGCGCGAACGCCTGCGCGAGCTGCTCATGCTGGCCCTCTACCGCAGCGGACGCCAGGCGGAGGCCCTCGCCGTCTACGCGGACACGCGGCGCCTGCTCGCCGACGAACTCGGCGTCGACCCGCGTCCCGGCCTCCAGGAACTCCAGCAGCGCATCCTCCGGGCCGACCCGGGCCTGGCCGAACCGTCGGCACCCGCCGCGGAGACGGCGCCGGCCCCGGTACGCCCGGCCCAGCTCCCCGCCACCGTCCCGGACTTCACGGGACGCGCGTCCTTCGTCCGCGAACTGAGCGACGTACTGTCCTCGGCCTCGGGGGACGGCGCCACCGCGGGCCGCGTCATGGCGGTCTCCGCCCTCGCGGGCATCGGCGGCGTCGGCAAGACCACCCTCGCGGTGCACGTCGCCCACCTGGCGCGGGCCACCTTCCCGGACGGGCAGCTCTACGTCGACCTCCAGGGCGCGGGCGCGCGGGCGGCGGAACCGGAGACGGTACTGGGCTCCTTCCTGCGCGCCCTGGGCACGGCCGACTCGGCCATCCCCGACTCCCTGGAGGAGCGAGCCGCCCTCTACCGCTCCGTCCTCGACGGCCGCCGTGTCCTCGTCCTCCTCGACAACGCCCGGGACGCCGCCCAGGTACGCCCGCTGCTGCCCGGCGCGGACGGCTGCGCGGCGCTGGTCACGTCGCGGGTGCGGATGCTGGACCTCGCCGGGGCGCACCTGGTCGACCTGGACGTGATGTCCCCGGACGAGGCGCTGGCCCTCTTCACGAGGATCGTGGGCGAGGAGCGGGTGGCCTCGGAGCGGGAGGCGGCGCTGGACGTGGCCGGGGCGTGCGGCTTCCTGCCCCTGGCCATCCGCATCGCCGCGTCCCGGCTGGCGGCCCGCCGCACGTGGACGGTGTCCGTCCTCGCCGCCAAGCTGGCCGACGAACGCCGCCGGCTCGACGAACTCCAGGCCGGCGACCTGGCGGTCAAGGCCACCTTCGAACTGGGCTACGGCCAACTGGAACCGGCCCAGGCACGGGCGTTCCGGCTCCTCGGCCTGGCCGACGGACCGGACATCTCCGTCGCGGCGGCGGCGGCGGTGCTGGACCTGCCCGCCGAGGACACCGAGGAGCTCCTGGAGTCCCTGGTCGACACGTCGCTGCTCGAATCGGCGGCACCGGGCCGGTACCGGTTCCACGACCTGGTCCGCCTCTACGCGCGTGCGTGCGCGGAACGGGACGAGCACCCGCCGAGCGAGCGGGGGGCCGCGCTGTCGCGGCTGCTGGACTTCTACCTGGCCACGGCGGCTGGGGTCTACGCGATCGAGCGGCCCGGGGACCGGTTGGTGGACGGTCTGGAGCCGACGGAGTACCCGGGGCTGACGTTCACCGACGGCTCGGCGGCACTGGACTGGCTGTACAGCGAGGCGGCGCCGCTGCTGGCCTGCGTACGGCAGTCCGTGGGGACGAGCAGGCTGCGGCGCGCGGTGGACCTGCTGTGGGCGGCCAAGGACCTGACGGAGTCCGGCGCCAACTCCCACCAGTACGAGACGACGGCCCGGGCGATGTGTGACGCCACGGGAGCCGCCGAGGACCCGCGCGCGGAAGGCAGGGCGCGGACGACCCTCACCAACGTCCTCCTGGTCTCAGGCCGCATCCAACAGGCCGCCGAGCAGGCGGAGCGGGCCATGACGCTCGCGGAGTCCGTGCGGGACGCGACCGCCGTGAGCTGGGTCGCCAACGACCGGGGACTGATCTCACTGCACCAGGGCCGGTACGCGGACGGGCGGGCCTTCCTGGAACAGGCCATCGAGGGCTACCGCGCGGCCGACAACCGTGCCGGCGAAGCACTCAGCCTGTGCAACCTCTCCCGCGCCCACCTGGGCATGGGCAACATCGCGAAGGCGGTGACCATCGCGCACCGCGGGCTGACCGCCCAGCTCGACATCGGCCGGACCATGCGCCTCGCCAACGGGCACTTCACCCTGGGCATCGCGCTGACCAAGGCCGACCGGCACAGCGACGCGCTCCACCAGTTCTCCGAAGCACTGCGCATCTTCGAGGACCACCGCCAGCGCCTCTGGCAGGGAACGACCAACTTCCGTATCGCCGAGGTGCATCTGGCGGCCCGCCGGCCGGCGCAGTCGGCCCGGCACGCCGAACAGGCGCTGGCGCTGGGCTGCATCGGCGGTGACCGCATGCGAGGGCACGTCCTGACGCTCCTGGGACGCTCGCTCTCCGGGCTCGGACAGGTCGACCGGGCCACGGCCTGCTGGCGAGAAGCGCTCAACCTCTTCCAGCAGTGCGGCGCGCCACAGGCCGAGGAGGTACGGGCGCTCCTCTCCCCCGCGACGGCCGCCTGA
- a CDS encoding nitroreductase family deazaflavin-dependent oxidoreductase: MSKPSNAGNKAEKKYRAVTAFQRRLNAVTRRLPAQTLLETTGRTSGLPRRTPVGGRRVDDSFWLVSEFGERSQYVRNIRADARVRVRIRGRWHPGTAHLLPDDDPVARLRRLPRLNSAAVRAMGVGTGLLTVRVDLEG; encoded by the coding sequence ATGTCGAAGCCGTCCAACGCCGGGAACAAGGCCGAGAAGAAGTACCGGGCCGTCACGGCCTTCCAGCGCCGCCTCAACGCCGTGACGCGCCGTCTGCCGGCCCAGACCCTGCTGGAGACCACCGGCCGCACCTCCGGCCTCCCCCGCCGCACACCGGTCGGCGGACGCCGGGTCGACGACTCCTTCTGGTTGGTGTCGGAGTTCGGCGAGCGGTCCCAGTACGTCCGCAACATCAGGGCCGACGCGCGGGTACGGGTACGCATCCGGGGCCGCTGGCACCCGGGCACGGCCCACCTCCTCCCCGACGACGACCCGGTCGCGCGCCTGCGGCGCCTGCCCCGGCTCAACAGCGCGGCGGTGCGGGCCATGGGGGTCGGCACGGGGCTGCTGACGGTGCGGGTGGACCTGGAGGGATGA
- a CDS encoding endonuclease/exonuclease/phosphatase family protein, which yields MRVVTWNVWWRFGPWADRQKAILAVLGELRPDVVGLQEVWAADDGANLAEWLAGELGLHCAWAACEAPERWQRRIGDDTVGIGTAVLSRWPVVERAALRLPAPGELDDGRLALYARLDAPGHPVPFFTAHLNSGRHASAVRLEQAAALADFVAAHRHGTGFPPVVTGDFNARPESAEVRLLTRAAPAAPGRAALLDAWEYADPSAPSATWDGANPYIPDGPVPGTRIDYVHVGPPGPDGLGRVRAVRRAGDGPVDGVWPSDHAAVVADLAGS from the coding sequence GTGCGGGTCGTGACCTGGAACGTGTGGTGGCGGTTCGGGCCTTGGGCCGACCGGCAGAAGGCGATCCTCGCCGTGCTGGGGGAGCTGCGGCCCGATGTCGTCGGCCTGCAGGAGGTGTGGGCCGCCGACGACGGCGCGAACCTCGCCGAGTGGCTGGCCGGCGAACTCGGCCTGCACTGCGCCTGGGCCGCCTGCGAGGCCCCTGAGCGTTGGCAGCGGCGGATCGGCGACGACACGGTCGGCATCGGCACCGCGGTGCTCAGCCGGTGGCCCGTCGTGGAGCGGGCGGCGCTGCGTCTGCCCGCCCCCGGGGAACTCGACGACGGGCGCCTCGCGCTCTACGCCCGCCTGGACGCGCCCGGCCACCCGGTGCCGTTCTTCACCGCCCACCTGAACTCGGGCCGCCATGCCTCGGCGGTGCGTCTCGAACAGGCCGCCGCGCTCGCGGACTTCGTCGCCGCCCACCGGCACGGCACCGGCTTCCCACCCGTCGTGACCGGGGACTTCAACGCGCGCCCCGAATCCGCCGAGGTCCGGCTCCTCACCCGGGCGGCGCCCGCCGCCCCCGGACGGGCCGCCCTGCTGGACGCCTGGGAGTACGCCGACCCGTCGGCCCCGTCCGCCACCTGGGACGGCGCCAACCCGTACATCCCCGACGGGCCGGTGCCGGGCACGCGGATCGACTACGTCCACGTGGGGCCGCCCGGGCCGGACGGGCTCGGCCGCGTACGTGCCGTGCGGCGGGCGGGCGACGGTCCCGTGGACGGTGTGTGGCCCTCCGACCACGCGGCGGTCGTCGCCGACCTCGCCGGAAGCTGA
- a CDS encoding CehA/McbA family metallohydrolase: MCEDDHAGTGPGRRALFVTGAAAALTLGSVSFASASDRSSPDPRTRTVRGTLPPGSPDFVYVPVEVPSGVREIHVAYTYDRPAVPAGTQGNALDIGLFDERGTALGGRGFRGWSGGARTEFFVRADEATPGYVPGPVRAGVWHIALGPYTVAPQGLSYEITITLTYGEEGRAVRPVYPPERAKGRGRAWYRGDCHLHSVYSDGRYTLAEIAALARAAGLDYINSSEHNTHSAHAHWAKEAGDDLLILLGEEVTTRNGHVVALGTDPGTFVDWRYRARDNRFGRFARQIRRAGGLVVPAHPHATCIGCNWKFGFGEADAVEVWNGAYTPDDEVALADWDGMLVASVRDGRDGRDGRDGRGWIPAMGSSDSHRAPDVIGRPQTVVFADDLTREAIQEGIRAGRSYVAESAKVSLAFTASGGRGEHAGIGERLRVDADTPVTVRLEVTGAPRCTVRFVTDQGVLFTGAPLPVSGEGVVEWRTTASYAAYVRAELRHEAAAGPLPGALAAFTNPIFLGRR, encoded by the coding sequence ATGTGCGAGGACGACCACGCCGGCACCGGCCCGGGCAGACGCGCCCTGTTCGTGACGGGAGCCGCCGCCGCGCTTACCTTGGGAAGCGTGAGCTTCGCCTCGGCGTCGGACCGGAGCAGCCCGGATCCGCGGACCAGGACCGTGCGCGGCACCCTTCCGCCCGGTTCCCCCGACTTCGTGTACGTCCCGGTCGAAGTCCCCTCGGGGGTCCGGGAGATCCACGTCGCCTACACCTACGACCGCCCCGCCGTCCCGGCCGGCACCCAGGGCAACGCCCTCGACATCGGCCTCTTCGACGAGCGCGGCACCGCCCTGGGCGGCCGGGGCTTCCGCGGCTGGTCGGGCGGGGCGCGCACGGAGTTCTTCGTCCGGGCCGACGAGGCGACACCGGGGTACGTGCCGGGGCCCGTGCGGGCGGGTGTGTGGCACATCGCGCTCGGCCCGTACACGGTGGCCCCGCAGGGGCTGTCGTACGAGATCACGATCACGCTGACGTACGGGGAGGAGGGCAGGGCCGTACGGCCGGTGTATCCGCCCGAGCGCGCCAAGGGGCGGGGGCGTGCCTGGTACCGGGGCGACTGCCACCTGCACTCCGTGTACTCCGACGGCCGCTACACCCTCGCCGAGATCGCGGCGCTCGCGCGGGCGGCGGGACTGGACTACATCAACTCCTCCGAGCACAACACGCACTCGGCGCACGCGCACTGGGCGAAGGAGGCCGGGGACGACCTGCTGATCCTGCTCGGCGAGGAGGTGACGACCCGCAACGGCCACGTCGTCGCCCTCGGCACCGATCCCGGCACCTTCGTCGACTGGCGCTACCGGGCGCGCGACAACCGCTTCGGCCGTTTCGCCCGCCAGATCCGCCGCGCCGGGGGCCTGGTCGTCCCGGCCCATCCGCACGCCACCTGCATCGGCTGCAACTGGAAGTTCGGGTTCGGGGAGGCGGACGCGGTCGAGGTGTGGAACGGGGCCTACACGCCCGACGACGAGGTGGCGCTGGCGGACTGGGACGGCATGCTGGTCGCCTCCGTGCGGGACGGGCGGGACGGGCGGGACGGGCGGGACGGCCGCGGCTGGATCCCGGCGATGGGCAGCAGCGACTCGCACCGCGCCCCGGACGTGATCGGCCGCCCGCAGACCGTGGTTTTCGCCGACGACCTGACCCGGGAGGCCATCCAGGAGGGCATCCGGGCGGGACGGTCGTACGTCGCCGAGTCGGCGAAGGTGTCGCTGGCCTTCACCGCGTCCGGCGGTCGGGGCGAGCACGCCGGCATCGGCGAGCGGCTGCGCGTGGACGCCGACACCCCGGTGACCGTCCGCCTGGAGGTGACGGGCGCCCCGCGCTGCACGGTGCGCTTCGTGACGGACCAGGGCGTGCTGTTCACCGGCGCACCGCTGCCGGTGTCCGGCGAGGGCGTCGTGGAGTGGCGGACGACCGCCTCGTACGCGGCGTACGTACGGGCGGAACTGCGCCACGAGGCGGCGGCGGGCCCCCTGCCGGGGGCACTGGCGGCGTTCACGAACCCGATCTTCCTGGGGCGGAGGTAG